A part of Drosophila ananassae strain 14024-0371.13 chromosome 2R, ASM1763931v2, whole genome shotgun sequence genomic DNA contains:
- the LOC6493605 gene encoding pyroglutamyl-peptidase 1: MASSDRKLIVISGFGPFLGHETVNASWEAVQLLPENLTHNGVEYELVKKLVPVEYGAVDEAVSEIWDLQPDLVIHVGVSGLAKCVYVEKLAYNHKFKRPDNSGQYLSNGSCQLPHHGKANVLRCGLDVDKIVAAVNATCDACVAPADSNQAPNDKSKPPSATKVSKNVGDFLCGYIYLKSLDVDTKRSLFVHVPPIDKPFSSEKTAEIVFKIVEQCIQQVVACEC; this comes from the exons ATGGCGTCGTCGGATCGCAAACTAATTGTTATATCTGGATTCGGGCCTTTTTTGGGCCACGAAACCGTCAATGCTAGCTGGGAGGCAGTGCAGCTTCTTCCCGAGAACCTCACCCACAATGGAGTGGAGTACGAACTGGTTAAGAAGTTGGTTCCGGTGGAGTATGGAGCCGTAGATGAGGCAGTGTCCGAGATTTGGGACCTCCAGCCAGAT CTGGTCATACATGTAGGCGTGTCGGGTCTGGCAAAGTGCGTTTATGTGGAGAAGTTGGCCTATAACCACAAGTTCAAACGGCCAGACAACTCCGGACAATATTTGTCCAACGGCAGCTGCCAGCTCCCCCATCATGGCAAAGCCAATGTTCTGCGCTGTGGCCTTGATGTTGATAAGATTGTGGCGGCTGTAAATGCAACATGTGATGCTTGTGTGGCGCCCGCGGATTCTAATCAGGCCCCAAATGATAAATCTAAACCCCCCAGCGCCACAAAGGTCTCGAAGAATGTGGGAGACTTTCTTTGCGGCTATATCTACCTGAAATCTCTGGATGTGGACACCAAGAGGAGTCTGTTTGTCCACGTCCCGCCTATAGATAAGCCATTTAGCTCGGAAAAAACTGCAGAAATTGTCTTTAAAATAGTCGAACAATGCATTCAACAGGTGGTCGCCTGTGAATGCTAA